Proteins from a genomic interval of uncultured Desulfuromusa sp.:
- a CDS encoding TRAP transporter permease encodes MTKTNDSTTTEEELAADLKLAEELANSEAGARNPTGAFSKKVLYFVPLIWTLFQLWYASPLPFIFNFFVINDTEARAIHLAFAIFLSFTAFPTLKKSPKTYIPVQDWIVGLVGAFCSAYLYIFYNSLADRPGNPSQMDLIVSVIGLILLLEATRRALGPPLMVVATVFISYTFGGQYMPDVIAHKGASLAKGMSHYWLGTEGVFGVALGVSTGMVFMFVLFGALLESAGAGNYFIRTAFAALGHLKGGPAKAAVVSSGLTGLVSGSSIANVVTTGTFTIPLMKKVGFKAEKAGAIEVACSTNGQLMPPVMGAAAFLMVEYVGINYIDVIKHAFLPAIISYIALVYIVHLEACKMGLEGMKKPIVKTASQRLISFVFTILTLIIIGGVTYYGLGWIKVVGGAATIYIVSVLLLAAYLLLLWLACRVPELEHTTEINELPPLGPTAQAGYYFLLPVVVLMWCLTVERLSPALSAYWATVLMIFIVVTQRPIKGFFRKTQGEYFSVRSGFADLINGMVAGARNMIGIGVATSAAGIVVGTVTLTGIGLVMTEFVEFISGGNLMMILLFTAIISLILGMGLPTTANYIVVSTLMAPVIVDLGAQNGLIVPLIAVHLFVFYFGILADDTPPVGLAAFAAAGISGGDPIKTGIQGFTYDIRTAILPFMFIFNTQLLLIGIDHWYHLLITVVGAVLAMLAFAAATQGFWLVKNRIWETAALLVIALLLFRPGIVWDRIFPPLIEEPAAQLEEYVADMDPDSSLRLVLKGEKMSGKEFTKVIMLKIGDEATGAERMAGVGFETRNEEGRIFIDNVVFSSAAEKAGVDFDQEILNLQVPTHRLPKELVYIPTLGLYALLFLLQFRRRKKQQPAVISA; translated from the coding sequence ATGACCAAGACGAACGATAGTACGACCACAGAAGAAGAATTGGCAGCCGATCTTAAGCTTGCCGAAGAACTAGCCAATTCAGAAGCTGGAGCCCGTAATCCGACTGGTGCTTTTTCGAAAAAAGTTCTTTATTTCGTTCCCTTGATCTGGACCCTGTTTCAGCTTTGGTATGCTTCTCCGCTGCCGTTTATTTTTAATTTTTTTGTCATCAATGATACGGAAGCGCGGGCTATCCATCTGGCATTTGCAATTTTTCTCTCATTTACCGCTTTTCCAACACTGAAGAAATCTCCTAAAACCTATATACCGGTACAAGACTGGATTGTTGGACTGGTTGGTGCTTTTTGCTCGGCATATCTTTATATTTTTTACAATTCTCTTGCTGATCGTCCCGGAAACCCTTCGCAGATGGATTTGATCGTCTCTGTTATTGGGCTGATTCTATTGCTAGAAGCGACCCGGCGTGCACTTGGCCCACCATTGATGGTCGTTGCAACAGTTTTTATCTCTTATACTTTTGGTGGTCAATATATGCCGGACGTGATTGCCCATAAGGGTGCAAGTCTGGCAAAGGGGATGTCTCACTATTGGTTGGGAACTGAAGGGGTCTTTGGTGTGGCTTTGGGTGTCTCCACCGGAATGGTGTTCATGTTTGTCCTTTTTGGTGCGCTGCTTGAATCGGCTGGTGCGGGAAACTATTTTATCCGCACTGCCTTCGCGGCGCTGGGCCATCTGAAAGGGGGGCCGGCTAAAGCTGCTGTCGTTTCTTCCGGCTTGACCGGACTGGTATCGGGGTCATCGATCGCCAATGTTGTTACGACCGGAACTTTTACCATCCCGTTAATGAAGAAAGTTGGTTTTAAAGCTGAAAAAGCCGGCGCAATCGAGGTCGCCTGCTCAACAAATGGCCAGCTTATGCCTCCTGTTATGGGCGCTGCGGCCTTCCTGATGGTTGAGTATGTCGGTATTAATTATATCGATGTCATCAAACATGCATTTTTGCCTGCGATTATCTCATATATCGCTCTGGTCTACATCGTCCATCTCGAGGCCTGTAAAATGGGCCTGGAGGGGATGAAAAAGCCCATTGTTAAAACTGCTTCTCAACGGCTGATCTCATTTGTTTTTACCATTCTGACCCTGATTATTATCGGTGGGGTGACCTACTATGGGTTAGGTTGGATTAAAGTTGTTGGCGGTGCAGCGACGATTTATATTGTTTCTGTTCTGTTGTTGGCGGCCTATCTGCTTCTGCTCTGGTTGGCCTGTCGGGTTCCGGAGTTGGAGCATACGACAGAAATCAATGAACTGCCGCCTTTAGGTCCCACTGCCCAGGCAGGCTATTACTTCCTGCTCCCGGTCGTGGTACTGATGTGGTGCCTGACCGTTGAGCGCCTTTCCCCGGCTTTGTCTGCTTACTGGGCAACCGTGTTGATGATTTTTATTGTTGTAACACAGCGCCCGATTAAAGGTTTTTTCCGCAAGACTCAAGGAGAGTACTTTTCGGTTAGATCCGGTTTTGCCGACCTGATTAACGGCATGGTTGCCGGCGCCCGAAATATGATCGGTATTGGTGTGGCGACTTCGGCAGCCGGTATTGTTGTCGGTACCGTGACCTTGACGGGAATCGGGCTGGTGATGACTGAGTTTGTTGAATTTATCTCCGGTGGTAACCTGATGATGATCTTGCTGTTTACTGCAATTATCAGCTTGATCCTCGGTATGGGATTGCCGACCACGGCCAACTATATTGTTGTGTCTACACTGATGGCACCTGTTATCGTTGATCTTGGTGCTCAAAACGGTCTTATTGTCCCTTTGATTGCCGTTCACCTGTTTGTTTTCTACTTTGGTATCCTGGCGGATGATACGCCGCCGGTTGGACTGGCAGCTTTTGCTGCTGCCGGCATATCGGGCGGTGATCCGATAAAAACCGGTATCCAGGGTTTTACCTATGATATTCGTACCGCAATTTTACCTTTCATGTTTATTTTCAATACGCAGTTGCTGCTGATCGGAATTGATCACTGGTATCACCTGCTGATCACAGTTGTTGGTGCGGTGCTGGCGATGCTGGCCTTTGCGGCAGCAACCCAGGGTTTCTGGCTGGTTAAAAATCGTATTTGGGAGACTGCAGCTTTGCTTGTGATCGCTTTGCTGTTGTTCCGACCCGGTATCGTCTGGGACCGGATTTTCCCGCCATTGATTGAAGAGCCGGCGGCACAACTTGAGGAGTATGTTGCCGATATGGATCCCGATTCATCTTTACGGCTTGTCCTTAAAGGTGAAAAAATGAGTGGCAAGGAATTTACCAAAGTCATCATGTTGAAGATTGGTGACGAAGCA